In Camelus ferus isolate YT-003-E chromosome 21, BCGSAC_Cfer_1.0, whole genome shotgun sequence, the DNA window AGGGGCGGCGGGGCCCCCGTGACCACTGTCCGCCCGTGACTTCCCGGCCCCCCGCGACCACACTCCCCCAGGGACCACTGTCCACCCGGAACTTCCCGGCCCCCGCTGCGGCGCCCGGCCCCCCGGAACTTCCCGGCCCCCAGTGACCAccgtccccccaacccccagcccccggGCGGCTGCGCGCCTCAAGCAGCGGGCAGGCCTTCCCGCTGGGAGGGGGGCAGTGCGGGGGCTGTTTCGCAAAACAGCTGACCCTTCGCGCCGACTCCGAGCTCGTTGAGGAATTGGCGCTCAGGCTGAGCGGCGGGGGCTTGGGTTCCAGGCGCGTTTTCGTCCTGCGCTCTGTAGCTTTGAGGTAATTgcttcatctctctgggcctcagctgcctGTTCCTTGATTCAGTGGGTTCCCTCGAGAGGCCGTGCCGGCCCGGCAGGGCTGTGCGTTGGGCCACGGTCTCCGCCTGATGCTTCGCCCGCTCGGCTGGTGCCGCAGGCCGAGACGGAGGCGGCATCCTCCGCCTTGCAGACCGGACCGGCTCCTTGACGTTTGTTTCAGGAGGGTGGTGCAAGAAGGGATGGAGTTTCCAGCCTCCTCCATCAAGTTCCGCAGCTGAGGAGGCATGATTGACAAGTAGCACTGTATTGGCTTCAGGTTTACTTTGTTACTGACTCtgcgtgtgtgtatgttgtgAAGTGATCTGTGAGGCTTGTTAGCAGCTACCACCACATGTAGTTACAGGCTGTTTCTTTAGGCTCTAAAGCTCTCAGCAGTTTTCAAACGCACAATACAGTACTGTGCCGCAGTAACTGTAGCTACCTGACTGAACACCACATCACCAGGACTCGTTTTATAACTGGCAGTTCCTCCCTTTGACCCCTTCACGCATTTCACTCACCACCCGCCCCaatctggcaaccactagtctgttctccaTATGTATTaggtcaggtttttttttttttttagatccaaGTATTAGTAAGATCATATGGCATTTATCTTCttccgtctgacttatttcacttagtatagtgTCATTAAGGTCCATCTGTGTTTTTGGAAATGGCAGAATTtaggattttctcattttttatggccaagtagtattccattgtgtatgtgtaccCCAGTTTCTCTATCCaatcatccattgatggacactttgtttccataccttggctgttgtaaatagtgctgcagcgAATGTAGGGGTGTCTATACATTTTCtggttagtgttttcatttctttaggataaatacccagcagtggaattgctggaccatataatagttctatttttatttttttgaggattttccgtactgttttccatggtggctgcaccagtttacattcccaccagcagtgcccaAGGGccaccttttctccacactcttgccAGAGCTATTATTACTTGTCTttctgatgacagccattctgacaggtgtgaagtgatacctccttgtggcatttccctgatgattggtgacATTGAGCACTTTTTCAGGTGCCTGATGGTTATCTACGTGTTCTCTTTGGGaaagtgtctattcaggtcttctgctcattttttaaaccagctatttgtgtttttgcttgtattttgttgGGGTTGTATGAGTTCCTGACATGTTTGGGATAGTGATCCTTCATCAGATGTAAGATggggaaacattttttccaatTCAGTAgatggccttttcattttgttgacagtttcctttgccctgcagaagttttttagtttaatgtggtctcacttgtttatttttgcttttgttgcctttgcttttggtgtcagttTAAAACATCATCTCCTAGACCattgtcaaggagcttaccacctatgttttcttccaggagttttatagtttcaggttcCTTAattctttaatccactttgattTTGAGTGTGGTGTAACATAATGgtccagtttctttttcttttttccccctgcatataactgtccagttttcccaacaccatttattaaagagagtctcctttcctcattgtatgttcttggttcctttgttgcaaattaattgactgtatatgcatgaatttatttctgggctttttattctgttccattgatctgtgagtctatttttatgtcagtcatatactgttttaattactacagttttgtagtatagtttgaaatcaagaagtgtgatgcttccagctttgttctttctcaggattgctttggctattcagcgTGTTTTTTTGTgtccatataaatttttctttaaattttcttttgttgggggggatgtaattaggtttgtttgtttgtttacttgtttacttatttatttagaggagatactggggatagaacccaggaccttgtgcctgctaagcatgtccactaccgcttgagctataccctcccccggttccataaaaattttaagattgttctatttctgtgaaaaataccactgggattttgatagggattgcattgaatttgtagatgtGTTGGGGAGTACAGagattttaacagtattaattcttccattccatCTGTATGGAATTATCTTTctacttatttgtgtctttagtttcttttatcagtgtcttacagtATAGGCTTTTtgtctccttggttaaatttatttctaggtattttattctttttgatgcaattgtaaatggaattgtttttaaattttctaatagtttgttattagtatatagaaattaACTGATGTTTGTGTAttcattttgtatcctacaactttaatGAATTTGTTCactagttctaacagttttttggtggagtttttagagttttctatatatcgtatttcatctgcaaatagggacagttttactGCTTTATGATTTGGAtgacttacatatttttcttgccttattgctctGGCTGGAACTTCCAATATTGTGTTGCATGAACATGGCGGGAGGGGGCATCCTTGTCCTGTTCCTGATCGCAGAGGAAAGCTCTCAGCTCTTGACTGCTGAGTGTGATGTTAGCCCTGGGCTTCTCATGTATGTCATGTTGAGGTGCACCCCATCTGTGCCCACTTTGTTgaggtttttatcatgaatggatgttgactttttatcttttattttgttagtgTGGTGCAGCACAGCAAATGATTTGGGATGTtgaccatccttgcatccctggaataaatcccagcTGACCTCTGTGTGTGaccttttaaatgtattgttgaatttagtttgctaatactttgttgaagatttttacatctatgaTCATaggaatattggcctgtaacttttcttattttgtggtgCCTCGTCTGATTTTGATATCAGAGTGATACTGGCCTTACTGTGGAGGCATTTAGAATCCTTTGAAAGGTTTTCTAGACCAGAATGCCCTCTGCTAGCCATATCTCCTCAAAGGCTGTATATTCAGCCAGGTGCCCGGAGCCAGAGCCCTGTGTTTGGCCCAGATGTGGGCCTGTGTTTGAGGGACAGGTCTGGGGAGGCCCCAGCGAGGGTTCTTCCCCAGCCAGGAGCGTCTGTGCAGCGGCAGCCTCACCGTGCTGTGCTGTTTCTTGTGCTTGCCCAGGAACAGGCCGGACCCTGGCCATGGGGCACTGTCGCCTGTGCCACGGGAAGTTCTCCTCACGGAGTCTCCGCAACATCTCTGGCAAAGCTTCTGGagggagctcagagaggctgcCCCCAGGGGAGCGTGTTTTCATCAGGGACTTCCAGCGCCTCCTGGGGGTAGCCGTCCAGCAGGACCCGGCTCTGTCTCAGTTTGTCTGCAAGAGCTGCCATGCCCAGTTCTACCAGTGCCATGGCCTTCTCACGTCCTTCCTGCAGAGAGTCAACGTCTCCCCGACGGGCCACCGGAAGCCTTGCGCAAAGTAGGCGTCCCTCCCTCGTTCTCAGGGAGAGctggcagagaaggggagggtgtgggggaggtgAGGGCCTTGGGGCTGCCCTTGGACAAGAagccttggctgcacattagcaGCCACCTGGGGAGGGGCACGCTGGATCCTGCTCACTGCCAGCCCCACTCACATGAGCCACGATGATCCTTTGCAGGGTCGGTGTCCAGCCCCTgccagtggaggaggagggagcatgTGTGGGTGAGTGTGCCCCGAGCATGGGGTTGGGgtgggcccagggcaggctgggTCCTAACCAGCCTGGGGCTGGCATCTCTGTGCCTTTCCTCAGTGGACCTGATCACTTCGAGCCCCCAGGGCCTGCGTGGCTTGGTGGAGTGGGTGCACGGACATGCAGCCAGCTGTggggccctgcctggcctccagAGGACCCTGTCCTCTGAGTACTGTGGCATCATCCAGGCCATCTGGGGCTGCGACCAAGGCCATGCCTACACCATGGATGCGGACTCCAGCTGTGGGGCCCTCTTGCTGGACAGTGCTTTGGGAGTCAAGTGGACGTGGGACAAGGAGACTGCCCTTCGGCTCACCCAGCATCGTGGCTCCAGCccccctggggctgcccctcaGAGCTCCCAGGACAGAGCGACTGTGGCTGAGACCGGGATGCTGCCCAGCACAGACACAGCCCCCTCTCCTGCAGATGGTGACCCTGTGGGGCCTGGGCCAGGTCCCCCGCCTCAGCCAATCCTCCCCGCAAGTGGGGCCCCAGGTAAGAGGCTCTTCTGGGCTGTCAGACCAGGATTCCTAGTCCTGAGCCAGGCAGGCCCTCAGCAGCAAGTGGATGTCTGCACCATTGTGGCACTGGCCATGGTTTCATGTGCAGAGGGGCCAGGCATGGGGAGCGACCAGGAACCAGCCTTGGTTCCTCCTCGTGGGCCTAACAGCAGGGAGGGCGAGGTCCCTGTTCCAGCACTACTAGGAGGGCACGCTCATCTGTGTCCAGTCTTCCTCTGAGCCTGCttggggccaggggcaggggcgggaGAAGATGGGGCCTCGTGGAAGATGGAGACAGTTGGTGTATTGAGCTAGCTGCAGGTcattctctgggcctctgccAGCAGCCTGGTGACACCCAGTGAGACCAGTGTGGACAGGCTCCTCTGCTGACTGACCGAGGGGGAGCACAGGGCCCTCGTttggggcctggggctgcagccctgcGTGTTGGTGCAGTTGTTGATGGATGTTGTGCTGGGAGGGCCCGACTGGCTTCCTGCTTGCTTCTCCCAGCTCCACATGTGCCCCTGTCTGTGTATGGGGTGCTGGGCCACTCCTGTGGGCAAGTCCTCGGGCTGTTCAGAGAGCAGATGCTGGAGGGTGAGGGGGCTCGTGTTGCAGTGCCTTAGAGCTGCTTGGCTTCTTAAACCGTATGCATGCAGCTTCGTTATCAGTGACTTTTTAATGTCCTCAGACATCCACAAAGTATGAATCTTCCTGTCCCCAGGTGACTGGATTCAgcctctggggaggggtggggcttgTGCTGCTGTGGGGCTTCTTGGCGCTGCCTTGCTGACTCGGGGCCGGTGCCCGGCTACGCAGGGACcttggggaagggctgggggtggaggaccGCAGGCCCTGTCTTCAGACATACACTCAGCTCCCTGAGGGGAGCACTGCCTCTCTGTCTGTGGGTGACGGGTGACTGGGgtcttgttctttgtttctcagGACAGTTGGGTGAGAAGCAGGTTCCGACTCCAACCTCGGATGATCGGGTAAAAGACGAGTTCAGTGACCTTTCTGAGGGGTGAGAGAAGAGTGGGTTTACGTAGCCTAAAACCTCTCCCTGGAAACCCAGCTCTGCTGTCCTCGGGGCTGGCTGCTtgtgtcctgctggcctctctctctctgttgggAGGACAGGCGTGGCCGGTGCCTTGCACTCCTAAGCAGGGGCTCCTGGGTCCCAGGGGCACCTCAGACCCAGTGGAGCTACCAGGAGGCACAGCTGGGTGGTGTGGAAGTTATTCTGTGAAGATGGTACTCTGGCCAGGCCTTTGCTGATTCTGGCCTGTCTCCAAGGCCTGAGTTTTGTGCCAACCCCAGATGTGACTAAAACAGAAGCCAGTCTCTGTTCCTTTATCATAATGTGATTGTGACTTGGGCTGGAGACCCCTCAGGAGGACAGCCTTTCCAGGAAGGGGCATCTGTTTGCTCCAGGGGCCACtaacccctccccacttctgacAAGAGAAGCCCTCAGGGTGGAGGCGGCGGctgaccccctcccccccccactgCCATAAGCTTTGGCTGAACTGCAGAGGCACCTTCTTCCAACATGCAGAAGGACACCATGATTTTTGGTGCCGATGACAGATGACTAAGGTGCTGGACACGCCCCGGCATCAGGAGTGGCTGTGGGCTGCCCCTCAGGCCCTGCCAGCCTTGGGCCTTTGTCCGCCGTGGGGAGGCTGTGGCGTGCCAGCCAGGCTTTGTCTGCCGCTGTGCAGTGAGTCCTGTTTTGGGAAGGTTAGAGGCGTATCTCTTTCTGGTCTTGCTGCCTGCTGACCTGTCAGCGGGGCAAGTGTCtcggttgggggaggggggtgaggtgACATTCGGCATATCCCTTCCTGAGAAGCCCAGTTCTGTGAGGGTCTTCATGCCCTGCCTCGGGCCCCCATACAGAGGCCCTTTCCGAGTCCGGATGTGATGAGAAACGTGGCTCACGGGGCCGTCTGTGTGCGACCGTGGCTTCCCCTGCATTAGGGGGGAAGAGACTTGGGGTGGTTTGAGGGGTTTGGAGACTTGGGGATTTTTAAGACCGTTTCAGGGGAACTAAAACGTGGACTGTGGGGATCCACGTGGTGTCTTTAGACAGGAAGTGCCACTGGATCTGTCATGTACCCCAGGGCTCTGCTGAAggctccctcttcttccccagagACTTCCCAAGTGAGGACGAACATGGCAAGAAGCAGAACGCCCAGTCCTCGGACGAGTCCTTTGAGCCTTACCCAGAAAAGTAAGGGGCCAgcccacggggtgggggtggtgtccAGCGGGTGACATGAGGGGCAGTGGGACCGGATGGAGTCTGTCTTGCTCAGCACACTCATGGTTTTGCTTCTGTTGTGGCCTGACCTTCTAAGCCCTGTGCAGTGTGGCTACTGCACGACCTTGGAGTGGCCTGGGGTCACAGCTGGAGACGTGGCCAGCCGGTGCTGAGGTCCTGCGGCTGCTCCCAGCTCCGCCCGGGCTGgttcctgccctgcctccactTGGGGTCACCCTTCCACCCTCTGGGTGGTGCTGTCTCTGGGAGAAGGCGGGGTCCTGACAGAGAAGGCTGATTTTCATGTCCCTTTCCTCCAACTCTGTGCCCATGAACACCCCAAACACCTCAGTTTGTCAAGGTCCACAGTGGCATTTTACATAGAATGAGATAGGAGCACCTCAATGTCAcccagaaaacacaaaacaaaaatgggcAGCAAGCTCCCCTTCCTGTTTTCCTTGAAATCCTGACATGGTTTGTGGGTGGAGAGATAGGacaggaggctcagggaagtgacCGTCAGGGCAAAGGGCTGAGTCAGAAGCGCTGGCCTAGGCCGAGTGAGAGTCAGGCGGGCCCTGTCCCAGAGCCTCGGCCACAGGCTAGGGAGACTAGGCCTGCCTCCAGGAAGGCCTGCTCCCTGCTTAGTGGACTCCAGAATCCAGCCTTATGTCCTGGTGTTGGGTGGGGCAGATGGGATCAGGAAGGGAGGGTCTGCTCTGAGCTGGGGCCAGCACTCAGGCATCTTCACTCCCTGGGTTTCCACGAGGACCAACCCCGAGTGTGCACATAGGTCCACGCTGTAGGCGGGGGACACGAGGTGTGATCTTAGAGACCTGCGGTAACATGGATTCTCAGTGGaggctggccctgggggaggtgggactTCAAGGTGGGCGTGCGAAGCTCTGGGCCTGGTCCTGACCACCACTGGCTTCCTCAGGTGCTGTGGTGTGGGGTGGGCCCCTGTTCTACAGATGTGCTCCAGTCAGGCAGACAGGAGACCTGGCCATGCTGACCAGGGTGCTATGGCTTGAGGAAGTgagggctgggagcctgggggactgcagggagggaggggcagggaagggaagctAGCAGCGGGGAGGCCTCCTGTGTCTGCAGGGACCCCGACCCCATACCCTTCAAGGACTCACGGGAGGCCTGTGTGCTCTCTGAGGCCTCCTGCTCTCAAGGAACGTGTGGTCTAGTGTGATCACTGGCCATAGTCTGGCTGCCGGAGGCTCAAGCCACACAGAAGGGCTGGAGGCTGGCAAGGAGGGGCTGTGGCCAGGTCACAAAGAACAGTTATTGGACAAGGAGGATGGGCCTAGCCAGTCCCTGGAGAGGGGTTTGTTAATGTGCAGCTCAAGGACGAGTTTATAATCTGTTATGGTAAAATAGGTATGACAAAATTTGCCATCTtcaagtgtacaactcagtggcattGAAGTcttttcacaatgttgtgcagccCTCACCACTATTTCCAGATGTTTCCTCGTCCCAGACAGAAACTGTCCCGGGGAAGCAGTGACTACTCCCCTCCCTACAGGCCCTGGCAACTCCTAGTCTAGGTACCCCTTCCAGGGCCCGTGCCGGTG includes these proteins:
- the ZNF276 gene encoding zinc finger protein 276 — its product is MKRDRLGRFLSRGASGQRGSSGGGNCSGGRARGRPARSGPNVEEEAAALVAARLGWGPVRACGDAGEDGADEAGTGRTLAMGHCRLCHGKFSSRSLRNISGKASGGSSERLPPGERVFIRDFQRLLGVAVQQDPALSQFVCKSCHAQFYQCHGLLTSFLQRVNVSPTGHRKPCAKVGVQPLPVEEEGACVVDLITSSPQGLRGLVEWVHGHAASCGALPGLQRTLSSEYCGIIQAIWGCDQGHAYTMDADSSCGALLLDSALGVKWTWDKETALRLTQHRGSSPPGAAPQSSQDRATVAETGMLPSTDTAPSPADGDPVGPGPGPPPQPILPASGAPGQLGEKQVPTPTSDDRVKDEFSDLSEGDFPSEDEHGKKQNAQSSDESFEPYPEKVSGRKSESKEARKSEEPKLRKKPGPKPGWKSKARCEREELPTIYKCPHQGCTAVYRGADGMKKHIKEHHEEVRERPCPHPGCNKVFMIDRYLQRHVKLIHTEVRNYICDECGQTFKQRKHLLVHQMRHSGAKPLQCEVCGFQCRQRASLKYHMTKHKAETELDFACDQCGRRFEKAHNLNVHMSMVHPLTQAQDKAPPLEPLPGPVGGQTVKAEPT